A window from Theobroma cacao cultivar B97-61/B2 chromosome 3, Criollo_cocoa_genome_V2, whole genome shotgun sequence encodes these proteins:
- the LOC108661123 gene encoding wiskott-Aldrich syndrome protein homolog 1-like → MSPRREQPPFTRSVGRGRGRFQRRQLGAIEEELTASTIRAAPAAEQTKTPPHPPPHLPLTSIPAMPLEAVQALAAFFTAIAGQAQAGQALPTVPLAAPSVPPSPPPVPPPVLDVSDSKKLKEARQHSCVSFMGESDATVAKEVVRMALRAEKLANENKSLRAELAKRRSLSVSSSQPPNRGKNSSVSGSSRRCRNCGNYHVGPCRGPARCFHCDQLGHIRRDCPQLGRATVAAPSPPAHTDIQRRDSSGLQPRQG, encoded by the coding sequence atgTCTCCTCGACGCGAACAACCACCTTTCACTAGATCAGTTGGaaggggaagaggtcgtttCCAACGTCGTCAGTTAGGTGCAATAGAGGAGGAATTGACTGCATCcaccattcgggcagcacctgctgctgaACAAACCAagactcctccacatcctccacctcaTCTACCACTTACTAGTATTCCTGCTATGCCTCTTGAGGCAGTTCAGGCATTAGCAGCCTTCTTTACTGCTATTGCTGGCCAGGCTCAAGCTGGTCAAGCTCTTCCTACAGTTCCTCTGGCTGCTCCTTCAGTACCACCATCCCCACCTCCTGTCCCACCACCAGTGCTGGATGTTTCTGATTCTAAGAAGCTTAAAGAGGCTAGGCAACATagttgtgtttcttttatggGTGAGTCGGACGCAACCGTGGCTAAAGAGGTGGTGCGAATGGCTTTAAGAGCCGAGAAGCTTGCGAATGAAAATAAGAGTCTGCGAGCTGAGTTAGCAAAAAGGAGAAGTCTAAGTgtatcttctagtcagccaccAAACAGGGGCAAAAACTCCTCTGTTTCAGGAAGTTCACGtagatgcagaaattgtgggaattatcatGTTGGGCCGTGCAGAGGGCCTGCACGATGTTTTCATTGTGATCAACTGGGTCACATTAGGAGAGATTGTCCACAGTTAGGACGGGCTACGGTAGCTGCtccatctccaccagctcATACGGATatacagaggagagattcctcTGGATTGCAACCGAGACAGggatga
- the LOC18604329 gene encoding tubulin beta chain, producing MREILHIQGGQCGNQIGSKFWEVVCGEHGIDPTGGYTGNSELQLERISVYYNEASGGRYVPRAVLMDLEPGTMDSVRTGPYGQIFRPDNFVFGQSGAGNNWAKGHYTEGAELIDSVLDVVRKEAENCDCLQGFQVCHSLGGGTGSGMGTLLISKIREEYPDRMMLTFSVFPSPKVSDTVVEPYNATLSVHQLVENADECMVLDNEALYDICFRTLKLATPSFGDLNHLISATMSGVTCCLRFPGQLNSDLRKLAVNLIPFPRLHFFMVGFAPLTSRGSQQYRALTVPELTQQMWDAKNMMCAADPRHGRYLTASALFRGKMSTKEVDEQMMNVQNKNSSYFVEWIPNNVKSSVCDIPPQGLSMASTFIGNSTSIQEMFRRVNEQFTAMFRRKAFLHWYTGEGMDEMEFTEAESNMSDLVAEYQQYQDATADEDDVYEEDDGDGEN from the exons ATGCGTGAAATTCTACACATTCAAGGAGGGCAATGCGGGAACCAAATTGGATCAAAGTTTTGGGAAGTTGTTTGTGGGGAACATGGGATTGATCCAACTGGTGGGTACACTGGAAATTCAGAGTTGCAGCTGGAAAGAATTAGTGTGTACTACAATGAGGCAAGTGGTGGCCGGTATGTGCCTCGGGCCGTTCTCATGGATCTTGAACCTGGCACCATGGACAGCGTCCGGACCGGCCCGTATGGGCAGATTTTCCGGCCCGATAACTTCGTTTTCGGCCAGTCAGGGGCTGGAAACAATTGGGCTAAGGGGCATTACACTGAGGGAGCAGAGCTTATTGATTCAGTTCTTGATGTTGTCAGGAAGGAGGCTGAGAATTGTGACTGCCTACAAG GATTTCAAGTCTGTCATTCACTTGGGGGAGGAACAGGGTCTGGAATGGGAACTCTGCTTATATCTAAGATACGAGAAGAATATCCAGATCGGATGATGCTTACATTTTCTGTCTTCCCATCTCCGAAGGTGTCAGACACTGTGGTAGAACCTTACAATGCTACTCTTTCGGTTCATCAGCTGGTGGAAAATGCTGATGAGTGTATGGTTCTGGACAATGAAGCACTCTATGACATCTGCTTCAGGACTCTAAAGCTGGCTACCCCAAGCT TTGGGGACTTGAACCATCTGATCTCTGCAACAATGAGTGGTGTAACCTGCTGCTTACGATTCCCGGGTCAGCTTAACTCTGACCTTCGAAAGCTAGCTGTGAACTTGATCCCATTCCCAAGACTTCACTTCTTCATGGTGGGGTTTGCTCCTCTAACATCTAGAGGATCACAGCAATACCGTGCACTCACGGTCCCTGAGCTGACACAACAGATGTGGGATGCCAAGAACATGATGTGTGCAGCTGATCCACGCCATGGTCGTTACCTTACAGCATCAGCCTTGTTTAGAGGCAAAATGAGCACAAAAGAAGTTGATGAGCAAATGATGAATGTGCAAAACAAAAACTCTTCCTACTTTGTTGAGTGGATTCCAAACAATGTTAAATCTAGTGTTTGTGACATCCCACCACAAGGGCTTTCCATGGCTTCAACTTTTATTGGGAATTCAACTTCAATACAGGAGATGTTCCGGAGAGTGAATGAACAGTTCACAGCCATGTTCAGGAGGAAGGCCTTCTTGCATTGGTATACTGGCGAAGGAATGGATGAGATGGAGTTTACTGAAGCAGAAAGTAACATGAGTGACCTTGTCGCAGAGTATCAGCAGTACCAGGATGCCACAGCTGATGAAGATGATGTGTATGAAGAGGATGATGGGGACGGTGAGAATTGA